A region of Candidatus Hydrothermales bacterium DNA encodes the following proteins:
- a CDS encoding FAD-binding oxidoreductase: protein MKDSKICVIGSGISGIMTLFFLDKFGSQKLTIFERELLASGTTGKSAGIVVTHLFDELDIELSKRTIKILEEINEKSKYKFLRKYSTVTGTIRDKEKDKLEGLLKKKFIEFETLSLKEIRKIYPLFKEEKTYIVSHDGFYVDVGELLYSIYVYLKSKNHEFRFFNEVEDFEIKNSKVKNLVTKKGKFYFDKYIVATGIWSKEILKRHDININVKPYRTQVAILEFKREINLPIYNDLDYGIYLRKEQAKDILIGDGTERKESNIYNFKSYNDEEFFFDISEKLPKILDGAEEFLLKGGWAFLCLATPDRRPIVSKVEDIENLFLFCGFNGLGIMRAPALSEILAECVTDDLPLPKEFNLDRFKGLKDFEIKEGFYPD, encoded by the coding sequence TTGAAAGATAGCAAAATCTGTGTAATTGGCTCGGGAATTTCCGGCATAATGACCCTCTTTTTCTTAGATAAATTTGGTTCCCAAAAATTAACAATATTTGAAAGAGAGTTACTTGCCTCAGGAACAACTGGTAAAAGTGCTGGAATTGTTGTTACTCATCTTTTTGATGAATTAGATATTGAACTTTCAAAGAGAACAATAAAAATATTAGAGGAAATAAATGAGAAAAGCAAATATAAATTTTTAAGGAAATATAGCACAGTAACGGGAACTATAAGGGATAAAGAAAAAGATAAACTTGAGGGTTTGCTGAAGAAAAAATTTATTGAATTTGAAACACTTTCTTTAAAAGAGATTAGAAAAATTTATCCTCTTTTTAAAGAAGAGAAAACTTATATAGTTTCTCATGATGGATTTTATGTTGATGTAGGAGAACTTCTTTATTCAATCTATGTTTATTTAAAAAGTAAAAATCATGAGTTTAGATTCTTTAATGAAGTTGAGGATTTTGAAATAAAAAATAGTAAAGTTAAAAATCTTGTTACAAAAAAGGGAAAATTTTATTTTGATAAATATATAGTTGCGACTGGTATATGGTCAAAGGAAATACTAAAAAGACATGATATAAATATAAACGTAAAGCCCTACAGAACCCAAGTAGCAATCTTAGAGTTTAAAAGGGAAATTAATTTACCAATATATAACGATCTCGATTACGGTATTTATTTAAGAAAAGAGCAGGCAAAAGATATTTTAATTGGAGACGGTACCGAAAGAAAGGAATCTAACATTTATAATTTTAAAAGCTATAACGATGAAGAGTTTTTCTTTGATATTTCAGAGAAGTTACCAAAAATTTTAGATGGGGCAGAGGAATTTCTTTTAAAGGGGGGATGGGCTTTTCTATGCCTAGCAACACCAGATAGAAGGCCAATTGTTTCTAAGGTCGAGGACATTGAGAATTTGTTCTTATTTTGCGGATTTAATGGATTAGGTATTATGAGAGCTCCAGCTCTCTCAGAAATCCTCGCTGAGTGTGTTACTGATGACTTACCGTTGCCAAAAGAATTTAATTTAGATAGATTCAAAGGCCTTAAGGATTTTGAAATTAAAGAGGGATTTTATCCAGATTGA
- a CDS encoding glycosyltransferase family 4 protein — MLFATHSPYFIGGEKSMWDLILGLREHFEIALLAPDGELAEKARKEKLKVFILPLQNSTIWKTKRKIVLSIFKSQLPKILKKLRKIVIKFDPHLIYTHSMKMHLLFSLFFLRNRKKLVWHFREIPSGISKYIFKFFSIFPDRIIAVSNAVKKFFPFKNKVTVIYNGIEVPEKLEEGKIKKKRFTVLTVGNIQYLKSQDIVLECAKKLKDFDFWVVGDAIHPGEINFKKRLIKKIKDENIKNVTLWGKREDVFSFYSECDIFLHIPRAREGFGRVVVEAMAMKKPVIISNIEALPEILGEAGLVTNLNIKDICDKILLYYNNRDLMKEMSERGYQRYKRLFTVNRMVEETLKCLIEII; from the coding sequence GTGCTTTTTGCGACTCATTCTCCCTACTTTATTGGTGGTGAAAAAAGTATGTGGGACTTAATTTTAGGACTGAGGGAACATTTTGAAATAGCACTTCTTGCTCCAGATGGAGAGCTTGCTGAGAAAGCAAGAAAGGAAAAGCTTAAAGTTTTCATTTTACCTCTACAAAACTCAACAATATGGAAAACAAAAAGAAAAATAGTTTTATCTATATTTAAAAGTCAGTTACCTAAAATTTTAAAAAAATTAAGGAAAATTGTAATAAAGTTTGATCCACACCTTATATACACGCATTCTATGAAGATGCATTTACTTTTTTCACTATTTTTTTTAAGAAATAGAAAGAAGCTTGTATGGCACTTTAGAGAAATACCTTCTGGCATTTCAAAGTATATTTTTAAATTTTTTTCAATTTTTCCTGATAGAATAATTGCTGTTTCAAACGCCGTTAAAAAATTTTTCCCCTTTAAAAATAAAGTAACGGTGATATATAATGGAATAGAGGTTCCGGAAAAGTTAGAGGAAGGTAAGATTAAGAAGAAAAGATTTACAGTATTAACGGTTGGAAATATCCAGTACTTAAAATCTCAAGATATTGTTCTTGAATGTGCTAAAAAATTAAAAGATTTTGATTTTTGGGTTGTGGGCGATGCAATCCATCCGGGTGAGATTAATTTCAAAAAAAGGCTTATAAAAAAAATAAAAGATGAAAATATAAAAAATGTTACTTTATGGGGAAAAAGAGAGGATGTTTTTTCCTTTTATAGCGAGTGTGATATTTTTCTTCATATACCCAGAGCAAGAGAGGGATTTGGAAGAGTTGTTGTAGAAGCTATGGCTATGAAAAAACCTGTAATAATAAGTAACATAGAAGCTCTACCAGAAATATTAGGAGAGGCAGGATTAGTTACAAATTTAAATATCAAGGATATTTGTGATAAAATACTTTTATATTACAATAACAGAGACCTAATGAAAGAAATGAGTGAAAGGGGTTACCAAAGGTACAAGAGATTATTTACAGTTAACAGAATGGTTGAAGAGACATTAAAATGCCTGATAGAGATCATATAA